In Halomicrobium zhouii, the sequence GTCGAGATCACCGTCACGCCGGGGAACCACGACCCGATGATCGAGTCGCTCTGGGACGGCGGGATTCGGGACGAGTACCGCGTCGGTGACACGGTGGTTCTCCACGGCCACGAGACGCCAGACGCCGACGCCGACCGGTACGTCGTCGGCCACGACCACCCGACCATCGTCATCGAGGGACAGCGCCGACCGTGTTACCTCTACGGCGAGGACGCCTATCGCGGTGCCGACGTCCTGATGCTCCCCTCGTTCAACCGCCTCGTCCGCGGCGTCAGGGTCAACGGGATGTACGCCGGTGACTTCATGTCACCCCTCGTCCGGAGCGCCGAGGCGTTCAGGCCAATCGTTCGCGACGAGGACGCCGGCGAGACCCTGGAGTTCCCGCCGCTGGGGGAGTTCCGACGGATGCTGTAGGTCGCGCCGGATGCTGTAGGGATGCGGCCTGCAGGAATCTGGATCGATCCCGGAAGCTATTTTGGCCGCGGCGGCCCTCGCTCGCACATGGCTACGACGCAAGTGGCGCTCGCGCTCATCGGAACGACGCTCTTCGGACTCACGCTCCTCTGCTGGGGAACGCTGTACTACGTCCCACGGATCCTGAACGGCGAAGATCACGCGGAGAACGCACACGCCGACGCCGGCCGGCCGAGCTGAGCCCGGCGTCGTCACCGCTTCGTCACCGCTCCGGTACCGCCCCGGAATCGCTCCGTCACCGCTCCAGTTCTTCGACGGCAGCCTCG encodes:
- a CDS encoding metallophosphoesterase, with protein sequence MELAYRDRALVLDDVLVLADLHVGKGETANLEVPVGDSADMTGRFEALVSEGDVSAVVVAGDFLHSFGTIPRTVEETVREVFRIGDAYDVEITVTPGNHDPMIESLWDGGIRDEYRVGDTVVLHGHETPDADADRYVVGHDHPTIVIEGQRRPCYLYGEDAYRGADVLMLPSFNRLVRGVRVNGMYAGDFMSPLVRSAEAFRPIVRDEDAGETLEFPPLGEFRRML